The sequence CGGCGGCAGCGCCGGCGAAGGTTCGACCGAGGTCGTCCTGCCCGACGACTGGTACCCCGGCACGGGCAGCCTGACGCTGACCATCTCCGGCGCGCCCGTGGTCGACGCGGTCTCGCTGCTCGAGACGGTCGATACGTGGGGCTTTGGCCTTGACCGTCTCGTCTCGCGCGGCTGGATCACGCTGAACATGCCCAGCCTGCTCAGCGACGAAGATCAGGATCTGGTCAACCCGATCGAGAACCGCATCGCCATGAACACCGTCCTCGCCGGTCTGGCGAGCTACCAGCTCTACGACGGCTCGTGGAGCGCCTGGCGCGGCGACGGCACCGACGCCTGGGGCTCGGTGGCCGCCCTGCACCTGCTGACGGCCGTCAAAGCCGCCGGCGTCATCGACCCGTCCGGCCTGAACGCCGGAACGCAGTGGCTGCGTCGCTACATGGCCGAGCCGCTGCCGGAGAAGAACGTTCGCGAAGCCATGAACGCCCGCGCCTACGGCGCGTATGTGCTCGCGCAGGGCGGCGAAGCGCCGCTGGGCTGGATGAACTGGCTCGAGGAGCGCATCGGCGACCTGAGCGGTTCCGGCCGCGCGCTGCTGGCCGCCAGCTACGCCCTCGCCGGCGATCAGGAAAAAGCCCAGGCGCTGGCCGGTTCGGAATCCTCTTCGGCCGACGCCAAGCTGTCGCTGCCCGAAGCCGGATTCAGGATGCTGGCGCTTGACGCCATCGAACCCGGCGGAGCGCCCAGCCGCGATCTCGCGGCCCGCATCGCCGCGGAACTGGCCAAGGGCAGCGGACGCCGCAACGCCCGCGACGCCGGCAGCATGATCATGGCGCTCGGCGTGTTCTCGACTCACGTCGTCCCCGGCCCCGTCACGGCCAAACTGTTCGACGCCGACGGCAACGAGGTGGCGGTCTTTGACGGCAAGCCCGCGATCTGGCGGGGCGGCAAGGGCGGGACCATGAAGCTCGAGGCCCGCGGCGCCGGTTCGATCTGGTACTCCTGGACCGCCAGCGGCGTGCCCGACAAGGAGCCGCGCAGTTACAGCCGCGGCCTGCGCGTGGAGCGCAGCTTCGTCGACGCCAAGTCGGGCGAAGTTCTCAATCTGTCCTCCATCGCCTTCGGCCAGGAAGCGGCCATGAAGATCAAGGTCACGGCCACGTCGCGTCCCGCGGCGCTGCGGCTGAGCGCGCTGCTGCCCGCCGGATTCGAAGCGGTCAGCGCCGGCGAAATGACCGCCGGCGAAGGCTACTCCGTCCGCTCCGACCTGCGCTTCGACCGTCTGCTGCTCCACATCGACGGGCAGGGCAAGAACTTCGAATGGAAACTGCCGCTCCGCGCCGTCTACCGCGGCACGTTCTCCGTACCGCCGATCTCCGTCGAGGCTCTGGGCAACAAGGGCATCGGTTACCTCGGCAAATCCGAAACGGTGACGATCCAGTAAGCGTTTATCCCGATGAAATTTCATAAGCTCACGCTTTGGACGGGAGGATTGTTCCTCTGCGCGTCGCTTGCGGCCGCCGCGGCCGGTTGGCGCTATTGGAACCGTCTCGGCCGGCTCGAGCCGATCGAGACGCGCCTCTCGTCCTGGCCCCGCTCCACGGTCGTCCGCGACCGCAAGGGGACGATGCTCAGCGTGACCATGTCGGAGGACGGGGAGTTTTGTCTCCCCGTCCTTCTTTCTGAAATGGGGCGCTGGATGCCGCTCGTCGCCGTCGAAGTGGAGGACCGTCGTTTCTGGTCGCACGGCGGCGTGGACTGGCGGGGCGTTTTGCGCGCCGCCAGGGACAATCTTCTGGCCGGAAAGGTGCGCTCCGGCGCCTCGACGATCACCAGTCAGGTGATCCGCCTCTGCTGGCCGGCCGAACGCAATCTGAAAACCAAACTGCGCGAGTTCGCCCAGGCGACTCAGCTGGAAAAGATCAAATCGAAAGAGGAGATCCTCCAGATCTACCTGAACATGATCCCCCTCGGCAGCAACCTGCGCGGCGTCGAGGCGGCCTCGCTGGCATGGTTCCGGCGCTCGGCCCGCGACCTCACCATCGCGCAGGCGGCGCTGCTGGCCGTGATGGTCAAAGGGCCGACCGCTTACCGCCCCGACCTGCATCCGAAAGCGGCGCGGCAGCGGCGCGACTGGGCTATTTCGTTGCTGCGCGAGCGCGGCAAGATCACCGACTGGCAGGCGCGCTCCGCCATGGCCGAACCGCTGCCGGAAGAGCTCTCGCCGCTGCCGGCCGACGAGTGGGTCTCCTGCCAGAAAGTCATCAGTCTCACGGAGGAAAAGGACATCACGTCCACGCTCGACCGCAACGCGCAAAAGATCCTCCGCGCCGCGCTACTCGACGCGCTGGCCTCGCAGGACGACGCCGTCACGGCGGCCGGCGTGCTGATCGAGAACGCCACCGGCGCCGTGCGCGCCTATGTGCCCAACGCCCGCTGGGGCATGAAGGGCGCTCCCGCCGGCTGGGTGGACTGCGCCTCGTCTTTGCGTTCGCCCGGCTCGGCGCTGAAACCGTTCGCCTACGCCATGGCCTTCGAGGACGGCGCGCTCACGCCCGCCTCGCTGATGGCCGACACGCCGCTGACGCTTTCGGGACGCGCGCCGCGCAACTTCGACCGCATCTATCGCGGCCCCGTCAGCGCCGCCAACGCGCTGGTCGATTCGCTCAACGTCCCCGCCGTGCGCATCCTGCGCGCGGAAGGCGGCGAACGCCTGCTGCAGAAACTGCGCAATCTCGGCTTCGCGGCGCTGACGCAGAGCGCCGCGCACTACGGCGACTCGCTCGTGCTGGGCGGCTGCGAAGTGTCGCCGCTCCAGCTCGCCCGCGCCGTCACCGCGCTGGCGCGCCGCGGACGGCTGATCGAGAGCCGCTTCGTCGAAAAAGAGCCGCTTTCGGAACGCGACGTCTATTCCGCCGAAAGCGCCTGGATCACCACCAACGTCCTCGCCGATCCGGCGCGGATGCCGACGCTGCTGCGATCCGTCGATCCGTCGCGCGGGCAGATCGCCTTCAAGACCGGTACCTCCTACGGCCTGCGCGACGCCTGGACGGCCGGCTGGAACGACCGCTGGTCGCTGGTCGTGTGGCTGGGGGATCCGCGCGGCGAACCGCATCCCGAACTCGTCGGCCTCGGCGCGGCCGCGCCCGCCGTGCTGAAAGCGTTCCGCGCCCTGCCGCCGGGAGGATTCGGCGCGCCGCCGGCCGGCGTGGCGCAGCGCGAAGTCTGCTCGCTTTCGGGACTGCCGCCCACTGACCTTTGCCCGCGCACCGTCAGGGAATATTTCATTCCCGGCGTCTCGCCGTCCGGCGTCTGCCCCATGCACCAGCTCGAACAGGGCAAAGTGGTGGTCGTCTGGCCGCAGGAGCTGTCCGTCTACATGGAAAGCGCGCGCGAAAAGCGGACCGAGCTGACGGTCGCCTCGCCGCTGGCCGACGCCGCTTACCTGATGCACGAGGAAGACGCCAAGCTGGTCTTCCGCGCCGAAGGCACCGGCGAGTTCTTCTGGTTCGTCGACGGCAGATACGCCGGCCGCGGCACGGCGGACCGTCCCTGCCTCTGGCCGATGGCGCCGGGACGTCACCGGCTTTCCGTGACCGACTCGCTGGGGCGGCAGAAAGCGATCTTCTTCTCGGTCTACACGCTGGACGACAATCCCGGCCGACAGCTCCCCGACCTGGCGCCGCTCGACTGACCCGCGCCGGTCGCTTTCGCTCAAAAAAATTTCCTCTCAACAAAAAAAAGGGGCTGCCTCTTCTCGCGCTCGCGCGCGGGAAAGAGGCAGCCCCTTTTTAAATTAAGCGGCTCCGCAACAAACATCGAAGAACCGTATCATACTATTTCTTGATAAAAAGCATTGGTTTGCCGAGAGCGGCCCTTTATCGAGAAAATAGCGTCACATCAGAGAGGACAGGATGCTGGCCTTGGTGACGATGCCGAGCAAAACCCCCTCCTCGTCGACAACGGCGATGGGGAACGGCGCTTCCGCCGCGAGGGAGATGGCGTCTGCGATCAGCGTATCGGGCGTCGCGGTCTGCACGTTCCGGCAGAGCGCCTGAGCGATCGGCTGCCCCTGCCGGCGCGCCTCGATCGCCTCCCTGATCGAGAGGATCCCTGACAGGCGCAGATCATGGTCGATCACGAAAACGGAAGACAAACCGTTCATCCGCATCTCATGGATGGCGTAATCCACGCTGTTGTCCAGGCGGACGATGCTGGACGGCGTGATCATGATGTTGCGCACCGACACCACTTTCGTCTTGTCCGCGCTGTTGACGAAGTTCCGCACGTACTCGTCGGCAGGCTGCGTGCTCAGTTGTTCCGGCGTGCCGATCTGAACGACTTTCCCGTCCTTCATGATGCAGACCCTGTCCCCCATCTTGAAGGCTTCGTCGATGTCGTGCGTGATGAAGACGATCGTCTTTTTCAGTTTCCGCTGGATCTGCAGCAGTTCGAACTGCATGTCCCGGCGCACCAGAGGATCCAGCGCGGAAAACGGCTCGTCCATCAGCAGCACTTCGGGATCGCTGACCAGCGCCCGGGCGATGCCGACCCGCTGGCGCATCCCGCCGGAGAGCCGCTCGCACGGCTGATGTTCCCAGCCGTCGAGTCCCACCATGGAAATGCTCGCTTTGGCGAGGCGTTCGCGGTCTTCGCGCCCGAGCCCTTTCACCTCCAGGCCGTAGGTGACGTTTCCCAGGACGTCTCTGTGGCTCATCAGCCCGAACGACTGAAAGACCATCGCTATCTTTTCGCGGCGCAGGTTCAGCAGCTCCCTGCGGCTCATCGACTGAATATCGCGCCCCTCGAAGAGGACCTTTCCGCTCGTCGGCGTCGTCAGTCTGTTGAAACAGCGTACCGCCGTCGATTTTCCCGATCCCGAAAGGCCGATGATCACGAAAATGCTCCCCTTGAAAACCTCCAGGCTGACATCCCACAAAGCGACGGTACACCCCGTTTTTTTGTAAACCGTATCCTTGTCGGCCCCCGCCGACATCATCTTGGATACTTCCGCGCAGTTCGGACCATAGAGCTTGGTCACGTGCTCCATCCTCAGGATCACGTCATTTCGAAGGGCTGTCATGGGCCTGTCCTCCGTCTCCATTGGGACTGTCCGCACCTTTTCCGGAGCTCATCCCCTGCGTCACCCGATCGAGCACGATCGCCAGGACGACGACGCAGCTTCCAGCCACGAGCCCGCGCCCGATCTCGATCCGGTTGACGGCATTCAAGACTTCCATGCCGAGCCCGCGCACGCCGATCATCGAAGTCGTGACCACCATGGCCATGGCCATCATCAGAGTCTGGTTGACGCCCGCCATGATCGTCGGTTTGGCCTGGGGGATCTGCACCTTGAACAGCGTTTGCCACCGTGTGGAGCCGAAGGCCCTGGCGGCTTCCACCACCTCTTTGTCCACCTGGCGGATCCCCAGACTGGTGAGGCGGATGACCGGAACGACGGCGTAAATGACCGTGGCGATCACGCCCGAGGCGTTGCCCGTCCCGAACAACAGCAGCGCGGGGATCAGATAGACGAACACCGGCATCGTCTGCATGGTGTCCAAAACGGGGCGGAGCATTTTATTCGCCAGATCGGAACCGGAGATCAGGATCCCGATCGGAATGCCGATCACAAGGGCGATCATCACGCTGGCCAGCACGACGGACAGCGTCACCAGCATCATCTGCCACAGTCCGGCGAAGCCGATGGCGGCGACCAGCGCGGCGTACAGGACGCCGCTGCGGAGACTCCGGCGGGCGCGCCAGACCAGGAGCGCGACCAGCAGCAGGAAGAGCGGCCACGGCACGTGCCTCAGGCACAGCAGGACAAGGCTCACGAAGCTGTTGAGCCCGCCTTTGATCAGGTCAAGAAAGGTTTCGGCGTTCACGGCGAAAGAACGCACCGTCGTGTCGACCGCCGTCGTGTTCAGTTTGAAGAATTCCGGGAATGTGAACAGCCAATCCATGATCTACCCCCTTTCGGAACGCACAAAGCGGCGCTGTCACAGAGCCGCCCTCACCTTTGCCGCCTGTTCGGGCGAGAGCCATCGATCCAGCAGTTCGGGATGCGACTTCGTCAACAGCCACTCCGCGGCCTCTTCGTAGCCGGCATTGGTGGTGTTCATATAGGCTAAAGCTTCGCTGATCATCGCGGAACTCATCTCGAATTTGGCAAGAAACGCGCAGAATTCCGGATTCGACGCGGCAAAGTCATTGCTCACCGCCACCGTCACCGTGACCGAAGGGCAGGCGCCGTATCCCTCGTGATAGCGTTCGGCGTCGTACGGCTCGTCTTCGAGAAGGACGAAATCGTATTTTCCCAGCAGCCACGTGGGTTCCCAGTAATAGGCCACGATCGGCGCCTTCTTGTCCCAGGCGGAGACCATCGCCGCGATGAGCACAGCGTCGCTGCCGCTGGCGAAATAGTTGTAACTCTTGTCCAGCCCGTAGGCCGCTATTTTTTTGTTCATGATCTCCGTGATCTCCCAGCCAACGATACCGCCGTAAATGATGCCCTTCGAGGCATCCTCCGGGTCGGGGAACAGTTCGGCATAGCGGGCCAGATCTTTTACGCTCTTCAGATCGGGACAGCGGTCGGCCACGTACTTGGGAATGTAAAAGCCCTGGCGGTTATCGTCGAAGTTCACGCCCAGTTCGGTGAAACGGCCAGCCTGCAGGTCCGGAGCGTAAGACCGAATGTTGGTGGTCCATTCCTCCATGTGAATGTCGATTTCTCCCTTCAGCAGGGCCTCATGGGAGATCGGCGTGGAACCCGGCGTTTCCTGCCACGTGTACCCGAAAACTTTTTCCGCGATCAATCCGGCCAACGCGTTGTTCAGTTTGATGGAATCCCAGCCCACGTCGGCGAATGTGAGAGCGGTTTTCTCTTTCCCCGTCGCAGTGCCGCCGGCGGCGCATCCCGCCGACACACACGGCAGGAGCATTGCCAAGAGCAGCAGCGATCTTGTCGTCTTTTTCATGATGTCCTCCTTTTCATGGGTTTCGGATCCTCCGGAGCGCCGATGGCGACGGGAGACAGACCGCCCCGAAAGCGGCCCCTCCCCAGCGCCCAGGAGTTCGCGAAGAAGCGCGTCACTCTCCGAAAAAATGGCTTCGTCCCGTCGCCCTTCAACTTTTGCAGCGGGCCTTGGGAACGCCGTCCTCCATGAGTTCGCGGACTTTATCGATATGCTGCACCCCGCACGCGACGATCAGCACGTCGTTGACCTTGAATTCCGTCGACGGCTCCGGCGACAGTATGGTTTCATCGTCCCGCCTGATCGCCACGATCGTGGCGCCGGTTTTTTGCCGGAACTGAAAATCGCGGATGCTGACCCCCAGAGCGGGGAAAGTTCCGCCGATCCTGAACGTGAACATGTGCAGCCGGTCGCTGTCCCGGAAACGCTGAGTCAGTTCAAGGATCTGCCCAAGCGTCGCGTCGATGTCTCGATTAAGCTCGTCCCGCGCCGCGATCATGGCGTCAAGCCGCGCTCTGAGAGCGAGCAGATCGTTGTCGAGCCGGCGATGCTCGACATATTCCACGGCATGGCTTCGGGACACGACGGTCGAACCGACGTTGTCCTGCGTCGAAATGACCCCTACGTCGTTCAGATGCCAGAGCGCGCGCCGGATCGTCTCCGGAGACGCCTTGTACTGCGTCCCCATCAACGAGCGTCCGGTGATCTTCGTCCCTTCCCTGAGCTCGCCGCTGGCAATTTTGACGGCGAGATCAAAGGCGATTTTGGAATAAACGGGCTGCCCATGCCCCTTCCTCATGGAAATCCCCTCTTCTGGTGGTTTTTGTACGGCAATATCCATTGCGGAAAAATTTTTCAGAGATCGTGACAACTCATTTTAATTTATAAGTTGGCAGAATGTCAAATTCCCTTGAAGAACGCGCCGTCCCTGGCTCTCGACGGCTTCACCGTTTCATACTATTTCTTAATTAAAAAGCCGAACGCAAGGGCGCTGCGGGGGAGTCCTGTGCGACAGGACTCCCCCGCAGCGTCCAGAAAACCATGTTACAAGAATTAGGATTAGCTCCGATCCGCGGAGACGGCCTTTAAAAACGGGAGATTGCTTTTCCGATTGACGATCGGTCATTGCCCGGCATGATTTCGAAGCGGACTCTTGACAAAGTTATTGAACAATCCATTGATTAGTTAAGACAAACAGATACATTCCCGTAAATATGGACGGCCGACGCCTCAGAAGCGGGAAAGAGTTCATCGAAGAAGCAGGTTCAAAGCGTCGGGAGTCTCCTTGAAAATATTCGCGCAATTTTGACTTCTTGTCTTTGACAAGTTAAAAATTATATCTTCTTGACGACGAGCCCCGAATAAGGCATAATTATTCACATGAAAATTTTCTGTCTTTCGCCGTGCTTTCCTAACAATAAATAACATTCGGAAGAGCACCGTCGGCGATCGTTTCTTTGGACACGAACAAGACGGAAAGCGGATCGAGAAACAAAGCGGTCTGCGGGACAGACCGCGCGGCGGCGACGCGATGTCGCCATCCCGTCCCCGGCGGGCGCTGGCGGGAGACGGGACGGCAGTTTGGCTTTCAGTGCTCTTATCCTATCGAAGGAGATGGCATTACATGAAGAAAAGCACCATTCTGGCTCTCGCGGCCCTCGTTCTCGGCGTGGCGGCCAGCACCGCTTTCGCGGCCAAGGATCGTCTGATCGTCGCCGATCAGTACGACGCCACCACGATGGACCCTATCGGCCACAATGACGTTCCCAGCTCGCGCTGCTGCTTCGAGCTGTACGACACGCTGATTTTCAGAGACAGCGACGGCACACTGGTTCCCGGCCTTGCGGAGAGCTGGGAATTTCTCTCTCCCACCGAGTACAAGTTCAACCTGCGCAAGGGCGTCAAGTTCCACAACGGCGAGGAGCTGAAGGCCAGCGACGTGAGATATACGATCATGCGCGCGACCACCGACAAGGGCGCGAAGATCAAAACCTATTCGCAGAATGTGGCCGACGTCAAAGTTCTCGACGACTATACCGTTGTCATCGTTCTGAAGAAGCCGGATTATTCTTTCTTCGGCTCTCTGACCCACAGCTGGGGCTCCATCATCAACGAAAAGGCGACTGAGGCCGCCGGCGACAGCTATGGCACCCCGGGATCCGCTCCCGTAGGGACGGGGCCTTTCAAGTTTGTCGAATGGCAGAAGAGCAATAAGTACGTTCTGGAGCGCTTCGACGATTTCTGGGGTAAGAAGCCTTCCTACAAGTATCTCGAAGTGCGCGCGATCCCCGAGCCCACGAACCGCACGATCGAGCTTGAAACCAAGGGAATCGACATTGCCTATCCCATCATCGGCAACGACATCAACCGCATCCGCGACAACGATCAGTTGACGCTCTACAAAGAGCCGCAGTCCTCGATCACATACCTTGGCTTTAACTGCACAAAGGCCCCCTTCAGCGACGTTCGCGTCCGCAAGGCCATCAGAGCCGCCCTCGATACGACGCTGATCCACAAGGCCGTGTGGGAAAAACTGGCGAAGGTCGGTATGGTTCCCACCACGCTGGTCCCCATCGCCATCACTTATTCGATCGGCAACGAGGTGCCTGAGCACAAGCAGGATCTTGAGCTGGCCAAAAAGCTTCTGGCCGAAGCGGGATTCCCCAATGGCTTCAACTGCGAGATTTGGACGAACGAGCGCAAGGAACGCATCGACATGGCGCAGATCATGCAGGCTCAGCTTGAAGAGGTCGGCATCAAGGCCGAGATCAAGGTTTTGGAGTGGGGCGCTTATCTGAACGGCCTGCAGGAAAAGAAGCACGACATGTTCGAACTGGGTTGGGTCTCTTCCGTGCCCGATCCCAACTTCGCCATCAGCGGTCTGCTGGAGACGAACGCCGGTTCCAACTACACCTTCAGTTCCGACCCCAAGCTTGACGAACTTCTCGCCAAAGGCCGCGAGACGCCCGACGGACCGGAGCGCGCCGAGGTTTACAAGCAGGCTCAGCTGGAGATCAACGATTATTGTCCGATGGTCTTCCTGCACAACGACGAGTCGGTTGCCGGTTCGCAGAAGAACGTCAAAGGTTTCAAGCCCGCCGGCAATGAAACTCATTCGTTCCGTGACGTGTATTTCGAGGACTAATATCGATATCAGAGATCACAGCCTTTGCTGTGGCGTCCTGTGAGAGTAAACAGGGGAAATTTCCCAATTTCCCCTGTTTTTTTGATTGTGAGTCACTTCCTCTGGAACAACGTTCCTCTGTGGGGTTCTTTTCGCCCCGATCCTATTTTTACGAAAGGCAGGTCAGATTATGTTACGCTACATCTTTCGCCGCGTGCTCTTTCTCATCCCAGTGCTTGTCGGCGTAGCTTTTTGCGTCTTTCTGTTGCTGTACCTGACCCCCGGCGATCCGGCCAAGATGGTGCTTGGCGACCTTGCAACGGAGCAGGCAATTCAGGAGTTCAGAGAAAAAGAAGGCCTGAACGACCCCTTCTGGATCCGTTTCGGCAAATACATCTACAAGGCTGTCGTTAAAGGCGACATCGGCCGCTCCTATTCCTCCAAGACCCCTGTCATGAAAGAGCTGATGGCCGCTTTTCCAGCGACGATCAAACTGTCCGGTTTTGCAATGATCATCGCCGTTATCATTGGCCTTCCGTGCGGAATTATATCCGCCATCAAGCAATACTCGGTGTTCGATACGATCACCATGATTTTTGCCATGATCGGTCTGTCGATGCCGGTATTCTGGCTGGGCTTGCTGCTGATCCTGCTGTTTTCCGTCAAGTTGCGCTGGCTTCCTTCGTCAGGCTTCGACACGTTCAAGGCAATGATCCTACCCTCGTTTGCGCTGTCGGCACAGGCTATCTCCATGGTGACGCGTATGACCCGCTCCTCGATGCTCGAGGTCATCCGCGCCGACTACATCCGCACGGTGCGCGCCAAGGGACAGACCGAACGCGTCGTCATCTGGGGCCACGCGCTGCATAACGCGCTGATCCCCGTCATGACGATTGTCGGCCTGCAGTTTGGGCATCTGCTCTCCGGCGCAATGCTGACCGAGTCGATCTTTGCCGTTCCCGGACTGGGACGTCTGATGGTCACATCGATTATGGCCCGCGATTATCCTATGGTTCAGGGCGCCGTGCTTTTCGTCGCAACAGCGTTCAGCATTGTCAACCTGTTGGTTGACATTCTCTATGCCTATGTCGATCCGCGTATTAAGGCGCAATACAAATAGAGGAGGCTCATACGATGGCCGAATTGAACGTCACAGAGACTCAAGTACGCAAACAGCGCGGCCCCTTCGCTGAAGTCATGCACCGCCTGAGCAAGAGTCCGTTGGCTATGTTTGGGCTGGGTTTTATCCTGCTTTTGGTGTTCTGCGCTGTCTTTGCCAATTGGCTGGCGCCTTATCCTTTTGCCAAACAGAATCTTCTCCATATGTTTGAATTGCCGTCCGCCCAATACTGGCTCGGCACCGACGAGTTTGGGCGCGACATTCTCAGCCGCCTGATCTTCGGCGCGCGCGTGTCGCTGCAGGTCGGTTTCATCGCCGTCGGCATTTCGCTGGTCGTCGGCGGCCTGCTCGGCGCGTTCGCCGGCTTTTACGGCGGCACGCTCGACAACGTGATCATGCGCGTCATGGACGTGCTGCTGGCTATTCCTCAGACGCTACTGGCGATCGCCATCGCCGCAGCCCTTGGTCCTGGTCTGTATAACTTGATGATCGCCGTCGGCATTTCCGCCGTTCCCAACTACGCGCGCATCGTGCGCGGTTCGGTGCTCTCGATCCGCGGCATGGAGTACGTCGAAGCGGCCCGCGCCGTCGGCTCGTCCGATCTGCGCATCATCCTGCGCCACATCATTCCCAACAGCATGGCCCCGATCATCGTCCAGTCCACGCTGGGCGTCGCCTCGGCGATCCTCAACGCGGCCGGGCTGTCGTTCATCGGGCTGGGCATCCAGCCGCCCAATCCCGAATGGGGCGCCATGCTCTCCGGCGGGCGTCAGTACATCCGCGACTTCCCGCATCTGACGCTCTATCCCGGCCTGGCCATCATGCTCACGATTCTGGCCCTGAACTTCCTCGGCGACGGTCTTCGCGACGCCCTGGATCCCAAGCTGAAGCGCTAAGGAGGAGCCGCTCATGTCCGAAAACAAAGATTTGCTCCTCGAGATCAAGGATTTGACGATCCACTACGTCACCGAGAGCGGCCGCGTCCACGCCGTCGAAGGTCTGAACCTCAAACTGGCGCCCGGCGAGACGCTGGGCTTCGTCGGCGAAACCGGCGCCGGCAAGACGACCACCGCGCTGGGCATCATGCGCCTGCTGCCCATGCCGCCCGCCAAGATCATTTCCGGCGACATCGTCTTCGAAGGCGAAAGCCTGCTCAGCAAGCCCGAAAGCCAGATGCGCGCCATCCGCGGCGGCAAGATCGCCATGATCTTCCAGGATCCCATGACTTCGCTCGATCCCGTCGTCCCCGTCGTCGAGCAGATCGCCGAAATGGTGGAGCTGCATCAGAAAGGCACCAAGGCCGACGCGCTCAAACGCGCCGGCGACATGCTCGAGCTGGTCGGCATCCCCCGCGAGCGCGGCGTCGCCTTCCCGCACCAGTTCTCGGGCGGCATGAAGCAGCGCGTCGTCATCGCCATCGCGCTGGCCTGCGACCCGACACTGCTGATCGCCGACGAACCGACCACGGCTCTGGACGTGACGATTCAGGCGCAGGTGCTCGAACTGATGCACGAGCTCAAGGAAAAGTTCAGGACGTCCATGATCATGATCACCCACGACCTGGGTATCGTCGCCGAGATGTGCGACAAGGTGGCCATCATGTACGCCGGGCGCGTCGTCGAGTACGGCACGACCGAAATGATCTACAACAACCGCCTGCACCCCTACACGGAAGGGCTGTTCAACTCGCTGCCCGACCTCGAATCGGAGCAGGAAGAGCTGAAAGTCATCCACGGCCTGATGCCCGATCCCACCAATCTGCCCTCGGGCTGCTGTTTCCATCCCCGCTGCCCCTACGCGACGGAGGACTGCTCCAAAAACGCGCCGGAAATGACCGAAGTGGTTCCCGGACATTTCGTCGCCTGCCCCGTGCGCACGGCGGCGCTGAAGAACGACTAAAGGAGGCCGATGACTATGACTGAACAGCTGAACACCCAGCCAATGGTAGTTGTCAACCACCTGAAGAAGTACTTCAACACGCCGCGCGGTCTGCTCCACGCGGTCGACGACGTTTCGTTCTTCGTCAACCGCGGCGAGACGCTGGGATTGGTCGGCGAATCCGGCTGCGGCAAGTCGACGCTGGGCCGCGCCATGATCCGCCTGCTGGAACCCACGTCCGGCGAAGTGAAGTTCTGGGGACGCGACATCGTCGGCCTGAGCAAGGGCGAAATGAAGGAAATGCGCAAGAAGGTCCAGATCGTCTTCCAGGACCCCTATTCCTGTCTGAACCCCCGCCTCTCCGTTTCCGAGCTGATCGCCGAACCGCTGATCGTCAACAAGTTCTGCGCCAGTCGCAAGGAAATGAACGACCGCATCACCAAATTGATGGACACGGTCGG is a genomic window of Pyramidobacter piscolens W5455 containing:
- a CDS encoding ABC transporter permease translates to MLRYIFRRVLFLIPVLVGVAFCVFLLLYLTPGDPAKMVLGDLATEQAIQEFREKEGLNDPFWIRFGKYIYKAVVKGDIGRSYSSKTPVMKELMAAFPATIKLSGFAMIIAVIIGLPCGIISAIKQYSVFDTITMIFAMIGLSMPVFWLGLLLILLFSVKLRWLPSSGFDTFKAMILPSFALSAQAISMVTRMTRSSMLEVIRADYIRTVRAKGQTERVVIWGHALHNALIPVMTIVGLQFGHLLSGAMLTESIFAVPGLGRLMVTSIMARDYPMVQGAVLFVATAFSIVNLLVDILYAYVDPRIKAQYK
- a CDS encoding ABC transporter permease; the protein is MAELNVTETQVRKQRGPFAEVMHRLSKSPLAMFGLGFILLLVFCAVFANWLAPYPFAKQNLLHMFELPSAQYWLGTDEFGRDILSRLIFGARVSLQVGFIAVGISLVVGGLLGAFAGFYGGTLDNVIMRVMDVLLAIPQTLLAIAIAAALGPGLYNLMIAVGISAVPNYARIVRGSVLSIRGMEYVEAARAVGSSDLRIILRHIIPNSMAPIIVQSTLGVASAILNAAGLSFIGLGIQPPNPEWGAMLSGGRQYIRDFPHLTLYPGLAIMLTILALNFLGDGLRDALDPKLKR
- a CDS encoding ABC transporter ATP-binding protein, with product MSENKDLLLEIKDLTIHYVTESGRVHAVEGLNLKLAPGETLGFVGETGAGKTTTALGIMRLLPMPPAKIISGDIVFEGESLLSKPESQMRAIRGGKIAMIFQDPMTSLDPVVPVVEQIAEMVELHQKGTKADALKRAGDMLELVGIPRERGVAFPHQFSGGMKQRVVIAIALACDPTLLIADEPTTALDVTIQAQVLELMHELKEKFRTSMIMITHDLGIVAEMCDKVAIMYAGRVVEYGTTEMIYNNRLHPYTEGLFNSLPDLESEQEELKVIHGLMPDPTNLPSGCCFHPRCPYATEDCSKNAPEMTEVVPGHFVACPVRTAALKND
- a CDS encoding ABC transporter substrate-binding protein — its product is MKKSTILALAALVLGVAASTAFAAKDRLIVADQYDATTMDPIGHNDVPSSRCCFELYDTLIFRDSDGTLVPGLAESWEFLSPTEYKFNLRKGVKFHNGEELKASDVRYTIMRATTDKGAKIKTYSQNVADVKVLDDYTVVIVLKKPDYSFFGSLTHSWGSIINEKATEAAGDSYGTPGSAPVGTGPFKFVEWQKSNKYVLERFDDFWGKKPSYKYLEVRAIPEPTNRTIELETKGIDIAYPIIGNDINRIRDNDQLTLYKEPQSSITYLGFNCTKAPFSDVRVRKAIRAALDTTLIHKAVWEKLAKVGMVPTTLVPIAITYSIGNEVPEHKQDLELAKKLLAEAGFPNGFNCEIWTNERKERIDMAQIMQAQLEEVGIKAEIKVLEWGAYLNGLQEKKHDMFELGWVSSVPDPNFAISGLLETNAGSNYTFSSDPKLDELLAKGRETPDGPERAEVYKQAQLEINDYCPMVFLHNDESVAGSQKNVKGFKPAGNETHSFRDVYFED